A part of Cannabis sativa cultivar Pink pepper isolate KNU-18-1 chromosome 6, ASM2916894v1, whole genome shotgun sequence genomic DNA contains:
- the LOC115695303 gene encoding uncharacterized protein LOC115695303, whose translation MDDPNLNLDLFGQSVADDSEDDVQQDHQEEEGNESGPGVRGKYIGREMIKMRSDGKKKEVEYNSWGQAISDGANKLHSEIGKYVRHHVTLLVDDWRLISKEVKDKLWNEMLSMFITGTKTKSYVLSVGGDRWREFKSYLTNFIYTHKDDNPQLLEKPPKLYENVIDPEEWKAFVDYRLSEEWLVKRKSAQSSRKQKKYNHRTGRGGVRKVREKMEKELGHQIDDVDRADLWINMYKNKKGEFDVETQKVVDKINDLKKQVEEGTLVLEGSKDILTLALGTNEHGGRVRGMGRNITQTQYFKTPRPTKKIQSTIDDNRMTEVEKRLQETDEMYRQTQQQLKELLQQLNTQHSNVVGTSHASGSGIGGASNEQVNISLQSVSAQPRVPPPNVFARPVAPPLSVSNLPSVPLPANVSAPPTPPPDTTMSEKKAKCSMYLVTKQPKNSTKCVAKGYLVIENVTTLELHNEKFDPKRFCRVFIEEVFYENARLPCPVTQESLTTVGEVVNSYVAWPIPLVKIDGEGQEEGL comes from the exons ATGGATGATCCAAATTTGAATTTGGACCTCTTCGGTCAATCTGTTGCTGATGACAGCGAAGATGATGTACAACAAGATCACCAAGAAGAAGAGGGGAATGAATCAGGCCCCGGTGTACGTGGTAAATATATTGGTAGAGAGATGATAAAGATGAGGAGCGAcgggaagaagaaggaagtcGAGTACAACTCATGGGGTCAAGCTATTAGTGATGGTGCAAACAAACTTCATAGTGAGATTGGTAAATATGTTCGCCACCACGTTACATTGCTTGTGGATGATTGGCGACTTATATCGAAAGAAGTGAAAGATAAGTTGTGGAATGAAATGCtg AGTATGTTTATAACTGGCACAAAGACGAAATCCTATGTGTTGTCAGTTGGTGGTGATAGGTGGAGGGAATTTAAATCCTACCTAACAAACTTCATCTACACACACAAAGATGACAATCCACAACTTTTAGAGAAGCCCCCAAAGCTTTATGAAAATGTGATTGACCCTGAAGAGTGGAAAGCATTTGTTGACTATAGATTAAGTGAAGAATGGCTTGTAAAACGAAAGTCAGCACAAAGCAGCAGGAAACAAAAGAAATACAACCACCGCACTGGACGAGGTGGTGTTAGGAAGGTCCGAGAGAAGATGGAGAAAGAATTGGGTCACCAGATAGATGACGTTGATCGAGCTGATTTGTGGATCAACATGTACAAGAACAAGAAGGGTGAGTTTGATGTCGAGACACAAAAAGTCGTGGATAAAATT AATGACCTTAAAAAGCAGGTCGAAGAGGGAACACTAGTACTCGAAGGCTCTAAGGATATTCTGACCCTTGCGCTTGGCACAAATGAACACGGTGGACGTGTTAGAGGCATGGGGAGGAACATCACCCAGACACAATATTTTAAGACCCCACGCCCTACCAAAAAGATACAGTCAACAATTGATGACAATCGAATGACTGAGGTGGAGAAGAGACTTCAAGAGACTGATGAAATGTATCGCCAAACTCAACAACAATTAAAGGAACTTCTCCAACAATTGAACACTCAACATAGCAACGTGGTTGGGACTTCACATGCATCTGGTTCGGGTATAGGAGGAGCATCAAATGAACAAGTGAATATTTCACTGCAGAGTGTCTCTGCTCAACCACGAGTGCCACCACCGAATGTCTTTGCCCGACCAGTAGCACCACCACTTAGTGTATCTAATCTACCATCAGTGCCACTTCCTGCAAATGTCTCTGCTCCACCGACACCACCACCAGATACAACAATGTCTGAGAAG AAAGCAAAGTGTTCGATGTACTTGGTTACCAAACAACCCAAAAATAGTACTAAGTGTGTTGCAAAGGGGTATTTGGTGATAGAAAATGTGACCACCTTGGAATTACATAATGAAAAGTTTGACCCAAAGCGCTTTTGTCGAGTCTTCATTGAAGAAGTTTTTTACGAAAATGCAAGGCTGCCATGCCCTGTCACACAAGAAAGCCTCACCACCGTAGGCGAAGTGGTGAATTCATATGTAGCCTGGCCAATTCCACTTGTCAAGATTGATG GAGAAGGGCAAGAAGAGGGATTATGA
- the LOC133039282 gene encoding uncharacterized protein LOC133039282, with the protein MDRDWMSADRLSMKYMEGVDLFLEFAEKKASNLNFVHCPCMKCGNIERMKIFKIKEHLFRNGIDKSYKIWYHHGEKIRTSDEGPSKSRKEKCVNLDYGDDHIAKMIDDAQFESNTADPVNFKSLLEDAEKPIYPNCNRFTKLSSLIRLYNLKAKYGWSDKSFTELLAFLGDLLPEGNEMPLSFYEAKKTLCSLGMQYEKIHACPNDCILYRNRFENETLCPTCGESRWQKKKNSDEVKVGIPAKVLWVKDGMMRHPADSPAWKAIDARWPDFGNEPRNIRLGLSADGINPHTNLSSKYSCWPVLLVMYNLPPWLVMKRKFTMLTLLISGPSQPGNNIDVYLAPLVEDLSQLWCDGVSAYDAHRNENFNLRAILMWTINDFPAFGNLSGYSLKGSKACPICEEKTCSQYLKHSRKISYMGHRRFLPSNHVFRTWKKAFDGKQEFEVAPPPLLGEQLVVKLSNVKFKLGKQKVTPKKRKGKRDNCEQVTAQPDGPWKKKSIFFELEYWKHLVLRHNLDVMHIEKNVSDSLINTLFNVPGRSKDGIKSRLDLKDFGMRANLHPQVVGKKTYLQPACYAFTKEEKRSVCNSLSQVKVPEGYSSNMSSLGTF; encoded by the exons ATGGATAGAGATTGGATGAGTGCAGATAGGTTGTCAATGAAATATATGGAAGGTGTTGATCTGTTTTTGGAGTTTGCTGAGAAGAAGGCTTCTAATCTTAATTTTGTTCATTGTCCGTGCATGAAATGTGGCAACATAGAGCGTATGAAAATTTTTAAGATTAAAGAACATTTGTTTAGGAACGGTATAGACAAAAGCTATAAAATTTGGTATCACCATGGGGAAAAAATTAGAACTTCAGATGAGGGACCTTCCAAGTCTAGGAAGGAGAAGTGCGTTAATTTGGATTACGGAGATGATCACATTGCAAAAATGATTGATGATGCACAATTTGAATCCAATACAGCTGATCCAGTGAATTTTAAATCCCTTTTAGAAGATGCTGAAAAACCTATTTACCCTAATTGTAATAGGTTTACTAAGTTATCGTCACTTATTAGATTGTACAATCTGAAAGCCAAATATGGGTGGAGCGATAAGAGTTTTACGGAGTTACTAGCCTTTTTAGGAGATTTGTTACCTGAAGGTAATGAAATGCCTTTGTCTTTCTATGAGGCAAAGAAGACATTGTGTTCATTAGGCATGCAATATGAAAAGATACATGCATGTCCTAACGATTGCATCCTCTATCGAAATAGATTTGAAAATGAAACGTTGTGTCCGACGTGCGGTGAGTCTAGGTGGCAAAAGAAGAAGAATTCTGATGAGGTAAAGGTTGGTATACCTGCAAAGGTATTATG GGTGAAAGATGGTATGATGAGACATCCAGCCGATTCACCTGCTTGGAAAGCAATTGATGCTAGATGGCCTGACTTTGGCAATGAACCTAGGAATATTCGTCTTGGTCTTTCTGCAGACGGTATTAATCCACATACTAATCTTAGCAGTAAGTACAGTTGCTGGCCAGTTTTGCTTGTAATGTATAATTTGCCGCCCTGGTTGGTAATGAAGAGGAAGTTCACTATGCTGACACTGTTGATATCAGGCCCTTCACAGCCTGGTAACAATATTGATGTTTACTTAGCTCCTCTTGTTGAAGATCTAAGTCAACTGTGGTGTGATGGTGTTAGTGCTTATGATGCCCATAGGAATGAAAATTTCAATCttagagcaatattaatgtggACAATTAATGATTTTCCTGCCTTTGGCAATCTTTCTGGTTATAGTTTGAAAGGGTCTAAGGCATGTCCTATATGTGAGGAGAAAACTTGTTCTCAATATTTAAAACACTCGAGAAAGATTAGCTATATGGGACATCGAAGATTTTTGCCTTCTAACCATGTATTTCGAACTTGGAAAAAAGCATTCGACGGGAAGCAAGAATTTGAAGTGGCTCCGCCACCTTTACTTGGAGAACAATTAGTAGTAAAGTTGAGTAATGTCAAATTCAAGCTTGGAAAGCAAAAAGTGACCCCTAAGAAAAGAAAGGGAAAACGTGACAATTGCGAGCAAGTCACAGCTCAACCTGATGGACCATGGAAAAAGAAATCAATATTTTTTGAGCTCGAGTACTGGAAGCATTTGGTTTTACGTCATAATTTAGATGTAATGCATATTGAGAAGAATGTGTCAGATAGCCTAATCAATACCTTGTTTAATGTTCCTGGTCGGTCCAAAGATGGAATTAAGTCTCGTCTAGATTTGAAGGATTTCGGAATGCGAGCAAATTTACACCCACAAGTTGTTGGTAAAAAAACTTATTTGCAACCAGCATGTTATGCCTTCACTAAAGAAGAAAAACGCTCTGTGTGTAATTCTTTGTCTCAGGTGAAGGTACCTGAAGGATATTCTTCAAATATGTCAAGTTtg GGAACATTTTAA
- the LOC133039478 gene encoding uncharacterized protein LOC133039478: protein MMVEQWPKEKNVLEVDIGEDVFGVEHKTYLSKNDILDICNLKWIGSVPMSVWCSIMQRELNKNELNGVYAFMNPASVASTDGLGYNERVALLFQRLSNIQPDRFLVCPWYHDEHWMVILIQTGSQSVAFLDSRNKTIRQDIKRCVQTALERYYLEKKKRRSVAISFTEYRCPEQPDGDQCGYYSMRFIKSFMTENNPTRKLEAEFKRNISSSYTNKEINEIRDEWAKYVMQMIAAGK from the exons ATGATGGTCGAGCAGTGGCCAAAGGAAAAGAATGTCCTTGAAGTTGACATTGGTGAGGATGTGTTCGGGGTAGAGCACAAAACATACTTATCAAAAAACGACATACTTGACATTTGCAATCTCAAATGGATCGGATCTGTTCCAATGTCTGTGTGGTGCAG TATAATGCAGCGTGAACTAAACAAAAATGAGTTGAACGGTGTATATGCATTTATGAATCCTGCATCTGTGGCATCTACTGATGGCTTAGGGTACAACGAGCGTGTAGCTTTGCTTTTTCAGCGATTGAGCAACATACAACCAGATCGATTCCTTGTTTGCCCTTGGTACCATGA CGAACACTGGATGGTTATCTTAATCCAAACGGGATCGCAGAGTGTAGCATTTTTggattccagaaacaaaaccaTTCGTCAAGATATTAAAAGATGTGTTCAAAC TGCTCTTGAGAGGTACTACCTTGAGAAAAAAAAACGACGGTCAGTAGCAATAAGCTTCACTGAGTACAGATGTCCAGAGCAACCAGATGGCGACCAGTGTGGGTATTATAGCATGAGATTTATTAAATCATTCATGACTGAAAATAATCCTACACGAAAATTGGAAGCAGAG TTTAAAAGGAACATATCATCCTCTTACACTAACAAAGAAATCAATGAAATACGTGACGAATGGGCAAAGTATGTCATGCAGATGATAGCAGCAGGCAAATGA